Genomic segment of Paenibacillus polymyxa:
CGTACGCAAAAACATAATAATTAAAATGGCTGTTCCCAAGAGAAAACAAAGGGGCGAGTAGAGCACAGTGTCCCACTTTGCAAAAACAGTTCCTTTTTTTCTCTTGAAGAACCCTACCCATTTGAAATCTCCTATAGAACGTAAAATAAATACGCACGACAACAAGCCTACACCGTAGGAATGAAAGGTACTGAAAAACGGCTCAAAGAGCAAAGCCGTTCCTGTGCTTGGGATCGCTGCCTTTGCACCTTTTTGTCCGCCGAATACCCAATAGGAGGCATGAAATTACATAAACGCCCACTTGAAATACCTGCGAATTTGATCTATAATGCTGTAGAATATAGTGATATTCAAGGCATTGACCAAAGACATGATTTCCTTGAAGGGCCGTTCAGAGAGAAAAGACGAGGCTGAGAGCTTTTCCGGCAACCGCATGTGAAGTTACCCCTTTGTAGCCGTGACGTTGAACATGTAGCTGTGCAATCTGGCAGTAACATCAGTAAGCGCCTACCGCTTTATCCCCGTTAACGGATACCAATGGAGGGTCACGCATGTCGTGCATGAGCATGTTCCGATGAACATAAATGTACGCACAGGAGCGGGCCGAACTAGGGTGGAACCACGAGCTGAACGCACTCGTCCCTTGAGGGAGAGAGGCGTTTTTTTGCGTTCAATTTTGATATAGAACACAATTTGAAATGGAGGCTTTAATCGTGAGTATTCAAGTGAAATTGCCAGATGGAGCCGTACGCGAGTACGAGCAGGGCGTAACGATCGCCGACGTGGCGGGTTCGATCAGCTCCGGGCTGAAAAAGAACGCCGTAGCAGGTAAAGTGAACGGGAAGGCTGTAGATCTGAACACCGTTTTGGATCAGAACGTTGACCTTGAAATCATTACGCTGGACGGTGCAGACGGCCTGGAAATTTATCGTCACAGTACAGCGCATTTGCTCGCTCAGGCGCTCAAACGCATTTACGGTGAGAAAAACGTGAAACTGGGTATCGGTCCGGTCATCGACAGCGGCTTCTACTATGACATTGATATCGAAAACCCATTGTCCGTTGACGACTTGGCCAAGATCGAGAAGGAAATGACGAAGATCGCACAGGAAAATCTGCCGATTACACGTCGTGTAGTCAGCCGTGAGGAAGCCACTCGTATTTTTGGAGAGCTGGAAGATCCACTGAAGCTGGAACTGATTCGTGATTTGCCGGAAGAAGCGGAAATTACAATCTATGATCAAGGCGAATTTTTTGACCTGTGTCGTGGCCCGCATTTGCCATCAACTGGCCGCATCAAAGCTTTTAAACTGTTGAGTGTAGCGGGCGCATACTGGAGAGGCGATTCCAACAACAAGATGCTGCAACGTATCTACGGAACAGCATTCCCGAAAAAAGCACAACTGGATGAGCACCTGCATTTGCTGGAGGAAGCGAAAAAACGCGACCATCGCAAGCTGGGTAAAGAGCTGGAACTGTTCATGTTCTCCGAAGAAGCACCGGGCATGCCGTTCTACCTGCCTAAAGGTATGGTTGTCCGCACTGCATTGGAAGATTACTCCCGTGATATTCAACGTCTGCATGGCTATGAGGAAGTACGTACACCGCTGATGATGAACAATCGTCTGTGGGAACAATCGGGACACTACGAGCATTACAAGGAAAACATGTACTTCTCCGAAGTGGATGAAACTACATTTGCTCTGAAACCGATGAACTGCCCAGGGCATATGCTTGTGTTTAAAAATGAGCTTCACTCCTACCGCGATCTGCCAATTCGTATAGCCGAATTTGGACAAGTGCATCGCCATGAGCTGTCCGGCGCGTTGAACGGTATGATGCGTGTTCGTACATTCTGTCAGGATGATGCGCATATTTTCGTCACACCAGGTCAGATTGAACAAGAAATTACAGACGTAATTAAGCTGATTAACGAAATGTATAGTGTGTTTGGCTTTGACTTCACAGTGGAATTGTCCACACGTCCAGATGACTTTATGGGCGAGCCAGCACTGTGGGATCAAGCGGAACAAGCTCTGCAAAACGTGCTGGATCACCTGGGCATCAACTACCGTATTAATGCGGGAGATGGAGCATTTTACGGTCCGAAAATTGACTTCCACATTCTTGATGCGCTCAAACGCAGCTGGCAGTGCGGAACGATCCAATTGGACTTCCAAATGCCTGAAAAATTCGACCTCACTTATGTGGGCGAGGACAACCAGAAGCACCGTCCAGTCGTTATTCACCGTGCCATCTATGGTTCGATTGACCGCTTCATGGGCATCCTGACTGAGCATTTTACAGGTGCATTCCCATTGTGGTTGGCTCCTGTTCATGCGAAGCTGTTGCCAGTATCCGAGAACTATATCGAGACTGCTAATGAGATACAGGATGCGTTGCTGAAAGCAGGTCTACGCGTCGAAGTGGATACTCGCAATGAGAAGCTTGGTTATAAAATCCGCGAGGCGCAACTGGAGAAGGTTCCATATATGTTCGTTATCGGGGAAAATGAAAAAACAACCGGTACTGTAGCGGTTCGTAAACGCGGCGAAGGCGATCTGGGATCACTCAGTATTGCGGACATCGTAGAGAAAATCAGCACAGAGATTCGCGAGAAACAGTAATATTTGATCGAAAAAATGTGTAAAAGAGCCATCAAAACCATGATGAACGTGGTTTTGATGGCTCTTTTTTTGTACCCAATACATAAGAATCCAGCGTAAGACTGAACCATAGTTTTTGCAGCCTCAACTGAATT
This window contains:
- a CDS encoding DUF3995 domain-containing protein, with product MPSTGTALLFEPFFSTFHSYGVGLLSCVFILRSIGDFKWVGFFKRKKGTVFAKWDTVLYSPLCFLLGTAILIIMFLRTA
- the thrS gene encoding threonine--tRNA ligase gives rise to the protein MSIQVKLPDGAVREYEQGVTIADVAGSISSGLKKNAVAGKVNGKAVDLNTVLDQNVDLEIITLDGADGLEIYRHSTAHLLAQALKRIYGEKNVKLGIGPVIDSGFYYDIDIENPLSVDDLAKIEKEMTKIAQENLPITRRVVSREEATRIFGELEDPLKLELIRDLPEEAEITIYDQGEFFDLCRGPHLPSTGRIKAFKLLSVAGAYWRGDSNNKMLQRIYGTAFPKKAQLDEHLHLLEEAKKRDHRKLGKELELFMFSEEAPGMPFYLPKGMVVRTALEDYSRDIQRLHGYEEVRTPLMMNNRLWEQSGHYEHYKENMYFSEVDETTFALKPMNCPGHMLVFKNELHSYRDLPIRIAEFGQVHRHELSGALNGMMRVRTFCQDDAHIFVTPGQIEQEITDVIKLINEMYSVFGFDFTVELSTRPDDFMGEPALWDQAEQALQNVLDHLGINYRINAGDGAFYGPKIDFHILDALKRSWQCGTIQLDFQMPEKFDLTYVGEDNQKHRPVVIHRAIYGSIDRFMGILTEHFTGAFPLWLAPVHAKLLPVSENYIETANEIQDALLKAGLRVEVDTRNEKLGYKIREAQLEKVPYMFVIGENEKTTGTVAVRKRGEGDLGSLSIADIVEKISTEIREKQ